One window of the Nicotiana tabacum cultivar K326 chromosome 4, ASM71507v2, whole genome shotgun sequence genome contains the following:
- the LOC107771138 gene encoding cysteine-rich receptor-like protein kinase 1: MHFPPIYLEHVTFISLIFFIFLFSPSLCDPRTSVANISCKPRTNVSITSDLFPKYMEIMGTLSDFISENKSATYSLSSNSPDIYGLAKCHNDLSQDECKLCFVEAKEKLNTCIPAPGGSVYLDGCFLRYENYDFFDESVQKNSSSYVCGVPTDITNDQYMKRDFAARVDRAIANVTSMSVVNKGFGATIVKSGLLAVYALGQCWDSLDVEICTKCLNNAGDMIRKCLPAAEGKAMNAGCYLRYSSNKFFGDGALVLADKGPTKRKNIWIIAAIVLLTILGIFAILGAFLGYRRYSTEQGGTKRVHKIPRALETSKLNFKYEMLEKATGGFDPLNKLGQGGSGSVYKGILPDGKTVAVKRLLYNTRQWAEEFFNEVNLISGIQHKNVVKLLGCSIEGPESLLVFDFVSNKNLDQVLFDKNKRQFVSWNERFQVILGIAEGLAYLHEGSKAKIIHRDIKNSNILVDEQLIPKIADFGLARRFAPHKTHVSTGVAGTLGYLAPEYLLQGCLTEKADVYSFGVVAIEVACCIKNNVFVSDSRSVLQTVWRNYKLNKITESIDSRLMSDFQEQEASRVLQLGLLCTQTRRFSRPSMSQVVKILRNKETEVPVPMQPPFQNSSLLAPPDTTSRSSVTKDSLCSEWYSTDGMSIHSSEFASLSSSQSSDFSTSESSRLLKIA, from the exons ATGCATTTTCCACCAATATACCTTGAACATGTCACGTTCATCTCCTTAATTTTCTTCATATTTCTGTTTTCTCCTTCTCTTTGTGATCCAAGAACTTCGGTTGCTAATATTTCTTGCAAACCCCGTACAAATGTGTCAATTACCAGCGATTTATTCCCAAAATACATGGAAATCATGGGAACTCTCAGTGATTTCATTTCGGAAAATAAGTCAGCAACATATTCCTTAAGCTCTAATTCACCTGATATTTATGGATTAGCGAAATGCCATAACGATCTTTCTCAGGACGAATGCAAACTCTGTTTCGTCGAAGCTAAGGAAAAGCTCAACACGTGCATTCCTGCACCTGGTGGCTCTGTTTATCTAGACGGTTGTTTTCTCAGatatgaaaattatgattttttcGACGAGAGCGTTCAAAAGAATTCGTCTAGTTATGTTTGTGGTGTTCCGACAGATATAACAAATGATCAGTATATGAAAAGGGATTTTGCAGCAAGAGTGGATCGTGCAATTGCGAATGTCACAAGCATGTCTGTAGTAAATAAAGGATTTGGAGCGACGATTGTGAAAAGTGGGCTGCTTGCTGTTTATGCATTAGGCCAATGTTGGGATTCATTGGACGTGGAAATATGTACTAAGTGCCTGAATAATGCTGGAGATATGATAAGAAAATGTTTGCCTGCTGCAGAAGGAAAAGCTATGAATGCTGGTTGCTATTTGAGATACTCTTCTAATAAATTCTTTGGTGATGGAGCACTAGTCCTGGCTGATAAAg GACCAACGAAGCGTAAGAATATATGGATAATTGCAGCGATTGTATTATTGACTATCTTGGGAATATTTGCTATTTTAGGAGCTTTTTTAGGCTATAGAAGATATTCTACGGAGCAAGGAG GTACCAAGAGGGTTCATAAGATTCCACGGGCTCTTGAGACATCGAAACTAAATTTCAAATATGAAATGTTAGAAAAAGCAACAGGTGGTTTTGATCCGTTAAACAAGTTAGGCCAAGGAGGATCAGGTTCAGTATATAAAGGAATTCTTCCTGATGGAAAAACTGTTGCTGTAAAAAGATTATTGTACAATACGCGCCAATGGGCAGAGGAATTCTTTAACGAGGTCAATTTGATCAGTGGTATTCAACACAAGAATGTTGTGAAACTCTTGGGTTGTAGCATAGAAGGACCAGAGAGTCTTCTGGTTTTTGATTTTGTATCTAACAAGAACCTTGATCAAGTGCTTTTTG ATAAGAATAAGCGACAATTTGTGAGCTGGAATGAGAGGTTTCAAGTCATATTGGGAATAGCAGAAGGGCTTGCTTATCTGCATGAAGGAAGCAAAGCAAAGATAATCCACAGAGATATTAAGAACAGTAATATTTTGGTTGATGAACAACTCATCCCAAAAATTGCTGATTTTGGACTTGCTCGACGTTTTGCTCCCCATAAAACTCATGTCAGCACTGGAGTTGCAGGAACCTT GGGATACCTAGCTCCTGAATATCTTCTTCAAGGATGTTTAACAGAGAAAGCAGATGTTTATTCCTTCGGAGTGGTGGCTATAGAGGTTGCGTGTTGTATAAAGAACAATGTCTTTGTGAGTGATTCCAGATCAGTCCTACAAACT GTGTGGAGAAATTACAAGTTGAATAAGATTACTGAGTCCATCGACAGCAGGCTGATGAGTGATTTTCAAGAACAGGAGGCGTCACGCGTGCTTCAACTAGGGTTATTGTGTACGCAAACCAGAAGATTTTCGCGACCATCTATGTCTCAAGTGGTAAAAATTCTAAGAAACAAAGAAACTGAAGTTCCTGTGCCTATGCAACCGCCATTCCAGAACTCAAGTTTACTAGCCCCTCCAGATACAACAAGTAGGTCTTCCGTGACTAAAGATAGTTTGTGCTCAGAATGGTATTCTACGGATGGAATGTCTATTCATTCTTCTGAGTTTGCTAGCCTATCTAGCTCTCAATCAAGTGATTTTTCGACGAGTGAAAGCAGTAGACTTCTGAAAATAGCTTGA